The genomic segment CTCAGTACCGCATGTACTGCAACACGAGAATGCATGATTTCTACTATCGGAGATATCAAAACCAAATCCAATATGAAACCCACTGCTGGAATAATAATTGTAACTGCGTTGGTAATAAGGACACCTGTACATGCTACAGTAGCACTTTGTCCTCCTGCTTCTGTGAGACTTACGGCAATATCATTGCTCTCTTCACAGCAGTTACTCCAGTCTATGACTGTGTGCTTTATAACGACACCTCATACATCTGCACTGGTGCTCAGTACCGCATGTACTGTGACACAAGTGTAAATGATTTCTATTACAATAGACATGAGCACCGCTGTGCAAGCAATACCTGTGACTGTCGTGGTAATAAGGACACCTGTACATGCTCTAGCAGTACTTCATCCTCCTGCTTCTGTACAAATTATGGCAATAGCATCCCTGCAGCAGTAAGTCCAGTCTATGCCTGTGGGCTTTATAACGACACATACATCTGCACTGGTGCTCAGTACCGCATGTACTGCAATACAGCAATGCATAGTTTCAACTACCAAAGATACAGAAACCAAAACCAGGACCAATACCAATGCTTAAATAACAACTGTGACTGCCGAGGAAATAAGGACACCTGTACATGCTCCAGTAGCACTTTGTCCTCCTGCTTTTGTGAGACTTACGGCAATAGCATTGCTCTCACTAGAGAAGTTAGTCCAGCTTATGGCTGTGTGCTTTATAATGACACATACATCTGCACTGGTGCTCAGTACCGCATGTACTGCAATACAAGAATGCATGATTTCTACTATCGGAGATATCAAAACCAAATTCAATATGAAACCCAATGCAGGAATAATGACTGCAACTGTGTAGGTAATAAGGACACCTGTACATGCTACAGTAGCACTTTATCTTCCTGCTTTTGTGAGACATACAACAATAACATCACTGTCCCTACAGCAGTAAGTCCACTgagagtccctcagtgtgagcTTTATAACGACACATTCATCTGCACTGGTGCTCAGTATCGCATGTACTGCAATACAAGTCTACATGATTTCTTCTATCGGAGATATCAGTATCAAAACCAAGACCAATACCAGTGCATGAATAATAACTGTAACTGCGTTGGTAATAAGGACACCTGTACATGTTCCAGTAGCACTTTGTCCTCCTGCTTCTGTGAGACTTACGGCAATAGCATTGCTCTCACTAGAGAAGTTAGTCCAGCTTATGGCTGTGTTCTTTATAATGACACATTCATCTGCACTGGTGCTCAGTACCGCATGTTCTGCAACAAAACAATGCATAATTTCTACTATCGGAGATATCAGAATCAAATCCAATATGAAACCCAATGCTGGAATAATAACTGCAACTGTGTAGGTAATAAGGACACCTGTACATGCTCTAGAAGCACTTTATCTTCCTGCTTTTGTGAGACATACGGCAATAACATCACTGTCCCTACAGCAGTAAGTCCACTgagagtccctcagtgtgagcTTTATAACGACACATTCATCTGCACTGGTGCTCAGTACCGCATGTACTGCAACACGAGAATGCATGATTTCTACTATCGGAGATATCAAAACCAAATCCAATATGAAACCCACTGCTGGAATAATAATTGTAACTGCGTTGGTAATAAGGACACCTGTACATGCTACAGTAGCACTTTGTCCTCCTGCTTCTGTGAGACTTACGGCAATATCATTGCTCTCTTCACAGCAGTTACTCCAGTCTATGACTGTGTGCTTTATAACGACACCTCATACATCTGCACTGGTGCTCAGTACCGCATGTACTGTGACACAAGTGTAAATGATTTCTATTACAATAGACATGAGCACCGCTGTGCAAGCAATACCTGTGACTGTCGTGGTAATAAGGACACCTGTACATGCTCTAGCAGTACTTCATCCTCCTGCTTCTGTACAAATTATGGCAATAGCATCCCTGCAGCAGTAAGTCCAGTCTATGCCTGTGGGCTTTATAACGACACATACATCTGCACTGGTGCTCAGTACCGCATGTACTGCAATACAGCAATGCATAGTTTCAACTACCAGAGATATAGAAACATAAACCAATGCCAGTACAGATGCGGGAGTAATAACTGCGACTGCACCGGTAATAATGACACCTGTTCATGCTCTATTAGCACTTTGTCCTCCTGTTTCTGTGAGACTAACATCTTCACCCTAACCACAATCAGTCCAACTACTGCAGGTGAGCATGTTTCCAGACTGAAATATGGTGTTTTGGGTGATTTTACtacatttatgttgttttggTGAATTCCTTCATTTCAGTTCCAAATATCACACTGCCGGATGAATGCATGGTAAGCTGAATATTTTCATATACACAGTGAACAGAGAGtctttcagttttatttgtaaaccTTAATTGTGATTTCAGAGTCAGGTCACAGAAGGATGTCTTCAAAATGTTCTTGATCAAATTGAGAACATTACAGCTCAAGTGCTCCCTGTGACTGTAAGTTTTcaagagaaaaaatataaaaataaacaaatcacaaGTAGATAATAGATAATGACATAGCTGTGTTATCTTATTGGATCTGTTGATGTTTACATGTGGAGTAACTTTACATGTGGAGTAACTGTGTTTAtgtgattaattaattagactGTGATGAGCATTTTGAATGTGGCCTTCAATGCTTCAGAGAAGATTTTAgagtcatcatcatcatcagcaaACCCAACAGAACTAGCCTCCTATGGAAACCGCATGTTAAAAACCAGTGAGAAACTAATTTCTACATTAGTGAAACCGACAGACACGAGTGACAATGTCAGTATTATTCTTCCAACTGTCGGTAAGTGAAATTGAGATTACATATGATGTCAGTGGCTTTATTTTGTCTAGAGAGCAGCAGTGGGTCAGACAGCAGCAATGATAAATGCAGCTACATTACTTGTGATTGTACAGAATAGAGTTATGAACTTTTTCAGCACAGGTGGAATTTGTTTAGTTAATCATCCTAACTAGCACgatacatatatatactgtaaatacagCCAACTCACCTCTGTCCCACAGCATCCCTcctccaccccaactcctcactcttaatctatTCTCATCCCATATTAGGGATAGGGGGGAGTTCTCCGGGTTCAGGGTATATTCTGAGCTCAGAGCCCTCCTTCAGGACAGCATGCCAAATATGCTTACTATTTGCTCAAACAGATTATATGTAAGGGTGAAGTTGTGAAATGAAAGcaaaaagtatattttgttgttgatgttgaaggtcagtatttttgtgcaaattcatttatttcatttatttgactgTCCTGTAAGATCTAATATTTGACCTCCAGATGACGTAAGAATTAATAAAgcttacatatatatttattgagattaatgaaaacttttttaaagttgACCTGAAGGGTTCAAACTAGACGGTAACGCAGGAGTGGATTTTCAAACCTCACCCGTCCCactcccacaaaaaaaaatcctgtgccATCCCAATCCCACGAAAAAAAAACTGGGGGGAAATCCCATCCCGTCCCAGTCCCAGAAGAATGACCCCCGTTTCCTCCCACTCCTgtgttgccttttttttttaggcgaaatcacagtaaaaaatacagtacagatCGTAGCATGCCCACTTTAGTTGAATAGAAATCCAAAATGTagagtttttatatatttatttatttttgaaagccagtttaaacaaatgcaatttcatatttgaattggtccatttgaaagtagacatttcactttctgtatatatttttcatgtctctaaagcaagtatacacagagatTTGAAGTGacacgctcaagttcacagagactgagacagcagaaagcacatcctgtttgctttaattattttactaaagtGCAGTGTTTCCTTGTTGTTTTGAGTGCACACAGATAAATGTAGAGTCTTTGCAGATTCAAAAGATATAATCTattattttaagagcaagtgactgcACTGGCTGCAAACATGCActtgcactctcagacaccGGGACTTgcgcaagtgacgtcacttgcagtctttttttactttgtatttttattttgttggtttaattttttttattgaatctctcaacattttacaacagtagccaggtaaTGAAGAcaagacaaaagaaaataaataattaaattacattacataaattagaatgtcactcgcaatcgccacttgcactctctgctacctgcGATGTCACCTCTTTAATCGCTTTCCTGCTGTAGAAAACCATAAACACAATATGCCATGTTTTGCTGTATGGAAGCAAAACTGAAAGTTTGTGCATTGTGTTCATGGCCATATATGCTTGCCTTAAAGTACATTAACGCTTAACATGAGAATTTTGGGAATtacgttcatattctgctggtCCGTGGCCACGGATTTTCGGGTCTTGTCTCtttctcctacagatgacttgcaggatcCTGTACGTTATGTTATTAAATTAGTCTGAATTGTTTAACCACCACAGCatcttgtctccattggcaacacgGACAATTTGTGCAATTGCAAGTAACGTCGCAGGTGGAGAGTGCAAGTGAGGATTGCGGATGActttgtaatttagtttcttttttcttgtcttcaccacctggctactgttgtaaaatgttgagagattcaataaaaaaataaataaattaataaaacaaaaataaaaaaagactgcaAGTGACATCACTTGCGGAAGTGCAGATGTCTGAGAGGGCAAGTCTGAAAAGtacatgtctgcagccagatcCTTATCCATCTGTCATGCAATGAGCgtgctactgttcagcttccaccttccgcacagacacttcgatagcacacatttttctaggtcaACATTGAGTGGCCTTGTATGTAAAGTTCTTactacatctttcagatgaaaagccatatttgaggacGATGAATGATTAAAGTaagcgtttggatgtcctgcccgatgtactgtattaccacatagaccagccgttaatgaTCTGTCCGTCATGAACTCACTCACTTAACCAGCCACACCAAAGCAAACAGGAGGAGAGCATAAAGAGACAGGAAAACTAGAATtgagttcaaaattaaattatatagttatcatagtgtcacacacacacacacacacacacacacggaggaGACAGGAGGCGAGTAGCAAACCAATCCAGAGATTTATTGACAGACTTGTAAGTGACAGCAAACTGGATGAAACGGTAGGAATGGAGCTCTTAACTGACTGTCCTTGTAATGATGAGTACAGTCGAGTCCAAGAGAGTGAGCCACGCCAAAACCAGGGAACACCAGAGAGATCAACGAGGAGAGATGCATGAAGTCAGGAATAGCGTCAGCATGTGATCGGTAGACAAGACAAAGGGGGAAGTTTAATCTACTGGCCTATTAAACACTATTTTGGAGGTGAAAAGACAGAAGTTTGAtgcaagtaaaaaataaagaacataaAGCCTTTGTCATTGTATTGtgcaaaatacaatacattttggAAACTCTATTGCTGCACACACACGCCACCTTGCTAATGACAtatatgcttaaaaaaattcacaaataaacctTACAATAACACTCCaatgaacaaaacatctaaatgacacattttgtgtAAGAATTTTTATTGACCAGCAGCTGGCGTAGTAGAGAACTGTAGCAAAAGCTTCCAAGCATCAATGCACTTTGTTGTAAAAGCCTCACTGCTTCAAAAGCCTCCTTTGGCACATCCCTAGGTGAGAGTGTCTCTTATATAGGGCATGGCTTAACAAGGATCAGGTGCAGGTAATTAGAATTCGGGGGATGATGAACGAGTGGGCGGTGCAACTGGTAATGTGGCaggtggaggtggctgtggtgaatgcctgacaaatAGGTATCATAGTGTTATTATGATTCCTGGTCCTGCCCACTCCCGATGACATTTTTTCCTGCCCCATCTCAATCATgtgattaaaagtgattttgtttCTCATCCCGTGGGATTCCTGTGACCCGCgccattccaaaaaaaaaaaaaaaaaaaaaaatgtcagcctCTATTTAAAGTACTTCAGAGATGAAAGCCCAACAATAGTGAATAGTTTTGTCTTCTGTGCAAATTCAATAATTAAACTGggctttaataataattatgataataataaattaataataaatattttaaattaattattatagaatatTCTTGTTTGTGCTTAATCAGAGGGTCAAGTCTTTATGGTTGGACCAAATGTCATCTTAAAGAAAATCCCTCGACTTGACACAACAAATTCTTCTGTTGAGATCGATCTCATTGGGATTGCCAAGAATAATAATGAAGGTATGTCAATGTTCCTGTGTGATTAAAAATCGTAGAAAGACATGATACCATCACCACTAaaccacatttattttttttggttgtttttgttgtatttacatAGCATTTCTGTTTCTGTCACACAGGATCAGCTGCTGTGGCTTTCATGAGCTACAACATGATGGAGAATCTGCTGAAGCCAGACTTCTTCAATGCATCAAATGACACGATTAAAACTATGATGTCCACTGTGATCTCAGTTACTCTTCCCAAAACCACCAACACTAAACTCACCAAACCAGTCAACTTCACCCTCAGACACATCAGAGTGAGAcactgaaatgtgtttttgtcctAAATCAGttgaatataatatattgtaatattttctgcatgttttttttttcttctttttgcaGGAATTTGATCCCAATGGTTCTCTGTTCTGTGTGTACTGGAATATCAGCGAGTGGATTGTAGATGGTTGTTCTGTTTTAAAGACCAACAGCAGCTACACTGTGTGTTCCTGTGATCATCTGTCGACATTCGCTCTCATCATGCAAACCAGCCGCCCACCAGAGGTAAGAGAACATTTCTAGTGAACACTGAAGAACAGCACAGATTTGTCACTCATGTACTCTGACATGTTTTCTCAGAGCGACTCACTACTGGATCTGTTGAATCTGTTGTGTGTGATCGCGGGGCTGGTGTTCTTCAGTTTGGCCCTGTTGAGCTTTGTCCTTTGTCACTGGAGTCCTGGAGTGAATAATGTGGCTCGAATCAACATCTGCATCAGTCTTCTGTTGGCTCACCTTCTGTTCCTGCTCACACAGCAGTTCCTGAGTGTCATACGGCCTCATCAGGTGAGAATGATGAAGGAGCCCTACAGCTCAGCACAGCCTCACTGAGAATCATCATAACCGTCTCTCATGGTCTCCAGGTGTTGTGTGCCGTGATCTCAAGCCTTCTGCACTTCCTCTTTCTCTCCGCGTTTGTGTGGATGTTCATTGAAGCTGTGATGCTCTTCATCTGTGTGAAGAACCTATCACAGATCAGCTCCAAAAAGAGGGAGGTGCTTAGCAGTGGATTCCTGTGTGTGATTGGATATCTGGTTGCTCTGGTTGTGGTGTGCGTGTCTATTGGTCTGGTTCCTGAAGGATACGGCAGTGAACAGTgagttgctttaaaaaaaaaaaaaaaaaaatactttgattagatgaaataaagacaaaaaggtGTGTTTGACTTTAGCTGTTGCTGGATGTAGCCGATCATTGATATTTGCCACTTGCAGTCAGGGGAGGAGCTGAAAGTCGATATGTGAAGTCAGACACTTTTTGTTTGTCATGTCGTTTTTGCGTTCTTTGTCACGGATGTGGATTAGATTGAATTTTGGTCAAATACACAGATGATCTGGACATTGTCATCGGTGAATCTGGTCAATCGTGAAACAGCTATGCGCCATCAGAGCTCATGCAGTTGCTTTTGTGCTGTCATCTGTTGTCATCCAAGTCACACAACTTGGCATgtactgcttcaagtcagacaCTGATCAGTCTGTGCAGCACCGTATGAAGTCGAACacactaaatacattttataccaTTTCAAAATTagaagattaaaataaatgtatttttttaatagttactTTTCCAGTAGTGTTTCACCAGTCAtcatctgaaataatattttcgaTACATTCATTCAATTATTATACTGTGTTTTACTCTAAACAGGTGCTGGATTAAAAGAGATAAAGGTTTTATCTGGAGTTTCCTGGGTCCTGTTTGTGTCATACTAGCAGTAAGTACTAGTTACAGACATTGTTTACATGGACCAAAATACTAAAGTGATCTTAGATTTAAGTGTCTTTTTCTGCAGTTAAATATGATTCTCTTCATCAAGATCGTCATCACTCTGAGCTCAACTCTCAAAAATCTCAATGCTGAAGTTTCACAGATGAAACAAACCAAGTAATGTGCATTGTTTGAAGTTCTACCACTCAACAATATAATCAGTAAAGACACATTaactctctttctctgtttttctgCAGGATTATGGTGTTTAAAGTACTGGCTCAGTTTGTGGTTCTTGGTTGTCCCTGGTTTCTGGGTTTCTTCACTAATGGCAATAAAATGCTAGAGATCCTTTTCCTGATCTTGAACTCCCAGCAGGGAACCTTCATCTTCCTGATCTATTGTGTCCTCAACAGTGAGGTCAGACAGAGCTTTATTCTAATTTTCAgtactttgcattttaaaatgaaattaaaacatatCTCTTCAGTAGTCCCTATAAGAGGTGACAATTTTGTAATAGtggtgcttctttttttttttttttttttttttttaatatttaatttacacaggaAAGGTTTCTGCGACATTTTGCaccatcttgaaaaaaaaaatgcgtaCAATTTATTTCCAAAACATAATGTGTGATGGGATATGATTAGCCCCAAAGCATAGATTTAGTGTGTGTAATGGACGCTGCACGTTGGTATTTTTGACACCTGGGACAGTTTTGCATACTTACTTCCTGTTGCATGCACGTGTTCTCACAGTGGCCACAATCAATATTCAAACGCAGTGTGTATGTAGAGTCTGCCAGTCAACATTACATGtagacatttagcagatgcttttatccaaagcgacttacaaaagaggacaatggaagcaatcaaaatcaacaacagAGCAATAACATGCAAGTGATATTATgtctcagttagcctaacgCAGTACACGTAGCAaggttttttataattatataataaataaaaagaaaacagatggaatataaaagaaaaagcaagctaTTGttagaggctttttttttttaattgtataataaataaatataaaaaacaggtagaatataaaaagaacagagatgcttttttttttttttgattttaacaagtagtaagtaaatgaataaagtataagtgtaaaagttttttttttttttttttttaagaatagaaTTAGATAGAGAATAGAATTAATAGAAGAGTGCTAGAGTCAGGGAgtcaaataaagatggaagagatgtgttATTAGCCGATTCTTGAAGATGGCTAAGGACTCAGCTGTTTGTATTGAGTTGGGCAGGTCATTCCACCAGGAGGGTACATTTAATGAGAAAGTCtgtaaaagtgattttgtgcctctttgggaTGGCACAATAAAGCGCCGTTCACTTGCAGAACGCACGCTTCTAGAGGGCACATAAGTCTGAAGTAATGAATTTAGGTAAAGGGGTGCAGAGCCAGTGGTGGATTTGTAGGCAAACATTAACGCCTTGAATTTTATGCGAGCAGCTATTGATAACCAGTGCAAATAGATGAAGAGAGGTGTGACGTGCATTCTTTTTGGctcattaaaaattaagcatGCAGTCGCATTCTGGATTAATTGTAAAAGTTTGATAGAACTGGCTGGAGGACCTGCCAAAAGAGCATTGCAATAGTCCAGCCTGGACAGAACTAGAGCTTGAACAAGGAGTTGTGAAGCATGTTCCGaaagaaagggcctgatcttccTGATGTTGAATAAAGCAAATCTGCAGGACCGGgcagttttagcaatgtggtctGAGAAATCAGCTGATCATCAATTACAGCTCCAAGGTTTCTGGCTGTTTTTGAAGGAGCGCCACCCTCAGGCTGAATTACTCAAGAATGCTAAACCGCTGCCAAAAGTGTTCTgtcatttcagtgtaaaagttTGCAAGTAATGACAGGTTAGTCATGTAGCCTACAGAATCTGGAGCAATACTTCTTAGTAGGCCTACTGAAGTTTTATCATCCTGCTCTGTAGGAAAACCACTGCAGTGTCTCCAGAGACCGTATAagaatgtaaagtaaaacatcaGTATTTACTTCTGAAAGTGTGGATCTAGTCTCCAAAAGCCTTTTTTTCTTACCTGTTTTTGATAAACGCCATTCTGGTTCATGAGTTTCAGAGGTTAAATTGATTTCATGAATCACTCAGCTCCTCTCGTCTCATTCTTGTCCAGGTCAGGCAGCAGTACAGGAAGTTCTTCAGATGTCTTTGCTGTGGATGCAAAAAACACTGAGGACTACAGCGTCATGTTCAGGAAATGTGCCATTATCATTAGATATTACATGACAGTCTTTGCTTTTAtctaaaaatgatcaattattcaAGTCTTATTTCATATCTGTCATTCATTttgatgtaaatatattaacCAAGTTTGCTTTTTTCATGATGGATGGTTTGTCGCCTCTTTCTTTTAGACTGTGTGTGATTTATTGTACTTCAGACCCCTCAAGTGGTTtgtgtttttactttaattgcCTCTATTTTCATACAAGAATATTTAGTGTGAAAATGGCAAatgatttgtaattattttgttactgatattaattagtaaaaattctgtcaatgtttccttgtaattgttttttgtaggtttattaataaacatggtAGAATTTATTCAAAAGCCACTGACTGACTTTTTATATGCACTATTAGACACTTCAGaggtaatatttttaattataaagatGATCGTATTATCATGTAATCAGATTTAGTCATAAGCATGTTACATGTGGATATCAAACTTGACCACATGGTGTATAATCACATCACAAACATTTATCTTGGTCCACATTCATTTTTCTAAAACcttaatggcatttttttttttttttttctttttgactgataaACAGTATATTTTCCAGAATCTCTTCAGAAATTGTTGGTCTTTCATCTGTAATGTCTGGACTTGCTGACGCACAGCAGTCTCTTTAATGGCATTTCAGTCCAGTATCTATCTTTTCATGGGCCCCTGCCACAAGGGGGCTTTTAACTCTAAATACTTTCTTTTTAATTACTAAGAAACTCATGATCAGtcataaaaagtaaatgtttaatcaaatgATGACAAATGTTTTTCTGCTCCTGGGTGGATTTGCATCTTTGATGCAAGATGTAAAGTAGTGGTCAGATCTGTGTTTATCTTGTCTCAGCAGAAAAGACATAACGTGATACGATGCTTCAAAGGTTTTATGCTTAACataaatgttgtgtgtgtgtgtgtgtgtgtgtgtgtatatatatatatatatatatatatatatatatatatatatcacgtTTTTCAGATGATGACACTGAAGATGTTGTGGAGCTGTTGTAAAGCAAATGAGCCAAGCTGACCTTTGTTGGTATAAAAGATTTGAATACCAGCAGGAGGAAATTATAAAATGTGCTTCCTCAGGCACAGCAGCTGATAACTGTCATCTAAACTtcaatataaacatttacatgtagttGGGTGAAGATCATATCAAGATAAACCCATACCAGGTAAGACATTCTTAAaatacttaaactaaaatactttattaGCTGTTTTCAGGTGGTCTTTATTAGCTGTCTTTGGGGAAATCCTCAGCTACGGATCATCTCATCTCTGATATTTATTGACAATGAACAatcaacattttcaaaacatattgcagtactggtcaaaagtttggacacattactattttcaatattattaagcctgtatttatttgatcaaagcagtaatattgtgaaatattattgcaatttaaagtaattatttaatttaaaataactattatttGAGTaagattttccattttaatatacaaaactcagtcaaagctgaattttcagtcaaaatcagtcattactccagtattcaatgt from the Labeo rohita strain BAU-BD-2019 unplaced genomic scaffold, IGBB_LRoh.1.0 scaffold_1023, whole genome shotgun sequence genome contains:
- the LOC127157254 gene encoding uncharacterized protein LOC127157254, with protein sequence MTFVVFKSVAWSLLTILSFIQCFIAIATAESRAAVSPVSDCELDNETYICTGAQYHMYCNTTMHHFYYQKYQDQYQYHCISNDCICIANKDTCTCYSNTSSCFCEIFSNSTTVLTAVRPVFECELNNDVYICTGAQHRMYCNTAVHYFSYSKYQYQNQDQYDCWTNGCGCRFNTDSCWCYSYASSCSCTNYGYRISSSRNPVPGCELYNDMYICTGAQYRMYCNTRMHSFTYRRNQNRNEYYCWNNCNCAGNKDTCTCSSSSLSSCFCENYSIALTTAVSPVTDPGCVIYKGMYICTGAQYRMYCNTQMHDFNYQRYQYKYQYQCVSNNCNCIGNKDICTCYSKTLSSCFCETYSNIIALTTAVTPVYDCVLYNDTSYICTGAQYRMYCNTSVNDFYYNRNEHRCASNTCDCRGNKDTCTCSSSTSSSCFCTNYGNSIPAAVSPVYACGLYNDTYICTGAQYRMYCNTAMHSFNYQRYRNQNQDQYQCLNNNCDCRGNKDTCTCSSSTLSSCFCETYGNSIALTREVSPAYGCVLYNDTYICTGAQYRMYCNTRMHDFYYRRYQNQIQYETQCRNNDCNCVGNKDTCTCYSSTLSSCFCETYGNNITVPTAVSPLRVPQCELYNDTFICTGAQYRMYCNTRMHDFYYRRYQNQIQYETHCWNNNCNCVGNKDTCTCYSSTLSSCFCETYGNIIALFTAVTPVYDCVLYNDTSYICTGAQYRMYCDTSVNDFYYNRHEHRCASNTCDCRGNKDTCTCSSSTSSSCFCTNYGNSIPAAVSPVYACGLYNDTYICTGAQYRMYCNTAMHSFNYQRYRNQNQDQYQCLNNNCDCRGNKDTCTCSSSTLSSCFCETYGNSIALTREVSPAYGCVLYNDTYICTGAQYRMYCNTRMHDFYYRRYQNQIQYETQCRNNDCNCVGNKDTCTCYSSTLSSCFCETYNNNITVPTAVSPLRVPQCELYNDTFICTGAQYRMYCNTSLHDFFYRRYQYQNQDQYQCMNNNCNCVGNKDTCTCSSSTLSSCFCETYGNSIALTREVSPAYGCVLYNDTFICTGAQYRMFCNKTMHNFYYRRYQNQIQYETQCWNNNCNCVGNKDTCTCSRSTLSSCFCETYGNNITVPTAVSPLRVPQCELYNDTFICTGAQYRMYCNTRMHDFYYRRYQNQIQYETHCWNNNCNCVGNKDTCTCYSSTLSSCFCETYGNIIALFTAVTPVYDCVLYNDTSYICTGAQYRMYCDTSVNDFYYNRHEHRCASNTCDCRGNKDTCTCSSSTSSSCFCTNYGNSIPAAVSPVYACGLYNDTYICTGAQYRMYCNTAMHSFNYQRYRNQNQDQYQCLNNNCDCRGNKDTCTCSSSTLSSCFCETYGNSIALTREVSPAYGCVLYNDTYICTGAQYRMYCNTRMHDFYYRRYQNQIQYETQCRNNDCNCVGNKDTCTCYSSTLSSCFCETYNNNITVPTAVSPLRVPQCELYNDTFICTGAQYRMYCNTSLHDFFYRRYQYQNQDQYQCMNNNCNCVGNKDTCTCSSSTLSSCFCETYGNSIALTREVSPAYGCVLYNDTFICTGAQYRMFCNKTMHNFYYRRYQNQIQYETQCWNNNCNCVGNKDTCTCSRSTLSSCFCETYGNNITVPTAVSPLRVPQCELYNDTFICTGAQYRMYCNTRMHDFYYRRYQNQIQYETHCWNNNCNCVGNKDTCTCYSSTLSSCFCETYGNIIALFTAVTPVYDCVLYNDTSYICTGAQYRMYCDTSVNDFYYNRHEHRCASNTCDCRGNKDTCTCSSSTSSSCFCTNYGNSIPAAVSPVYACGLYNDTYICTGAQYRMYCNTAMHSFNYQRYRNINQCQYRCGSNNCDCTGNNDTCSCSISTLSSCFCETNIFTLTTISPTTAVPNITLPDECMSQVTEGCLQNVLDQIENITAQVLPVTTVMSILNVAFNASEKILESSSSSANPTELASYGNRMLKTSEKLISTLVKPTDTSDNVSIILPTVEGQVFMVGPNVILKKIPRLDTTNSSVEIDLIGIAKNNNEGSAAVAFMSYNMMENLLKPDFFNASNDTIKTMMSTVISVTLPKTTNTKLTKPVNFTLRHIREFDPNGSLFCVYWNISEWIVDGCSVLKTNSSYTVCSCDHLSTFALIMQTSRPPESDSLLDLLNLLCVIAGLVFFSLALLSFVLCHWSPGVNNVARINICISLLLAHLLFLLTQQFLSVIRPHQVLCAVISSLLHFLFLSAFVWMFIEAVMLFICVKNLSQISSKKREVLSSGFLCVIGYLVALVVVCVSIGLVPEGYGSEQCWIKRDKGFIWSFLGPVCVILALNMILFIKIVITLSSTLKNLNAEVSQMKQTKIMVFKVLAQFVVLGCPWFLGFFTNGNKMLEILFLILNSQQGTFIFLIYCVLNSEVRQQYRKFFRCLCCGCKKH